The genomic segment GCACGTGCGCCGGTATGATTTTGCTCGCTTCGATCGCGACAGGCGGTAAGCGTGGTGGTCAAGAGCTGCTAGGTGGTATGGATGTACAAGTGGGACGCAATGGATTCGGATCACAGGTGTACTCCTTCGAGTGCGACTTGCTGTGCCCAGCCATCGGTGACAAGCTGTTCCCCGGCGTCTTCATCCGAGCTCCTATCGTCGAACGCTTGCTAAAGGATGCCGCTGtggatgatgcgctgcatgtaCCCCAGGGCGTGATGGTGTCTTATTGCACTCCTGACATGCGTGGATCAAACCCCCACCCCGTCGAACCGATTGCCTGGCTCCCAGCCTCTGAGCCTCACGATGCCTCCGACTCAAAAAATGCCGCCTCTCACGTGGTGGCACTTCGCCAAGGCCATCTCTTTGCTACCAGTTTCCACCCTGAACTCACGACAGACACACGTCTGCATAGCTATTTTGTGCGCGAGATTGTGATCCCATCGCGGTCGTAGTGTCATCATACCCTTGGGCGTTGCCACAAATGGCCTCGTCACCCACACTCACATGCCACGGCGCACCTCGCGAGACATGGCGCGCAAATAGTTCCACCACGCGCCCACCTTGCGGCCGTAGCACACTGCATACGTTTGGCTTGCAGCTGTGACCCAGTGGCACACTCAATAGCAGGTGGTGCCGCGACACGGGCGCTTCGTCCTGCCGAGATCCAATCAGCAAGACCTCATAGGGACGCCGGAACGACCAGTCCCCCACTGGAATCAGCAGCTGAGGCGCTTGGCCGTTGGGCGCCGTCAATTTGAGCCATGCCCATGTCGCATGGTGGCGCAGTCCGAGACCTGGAAACCACTTGGAGCGAACAAAATCTTGAACTTTGGGATGATTCGTCACCCATACAGCTACTAGCGTATGCTGTTGCAGCAGAGCTTCCATCCACGGTCTCAAAAGCCACAAATCGTATATGTCATCCATCGTGCGGTAACGACGCACGCTCTGACGTCCCTGCCATGCACGTTGAGCACTTCGATTGGGCCACGGTGGGTCGAGGAGGATCAAATCCACACCACCATTCGTTTGGGCGAACCTCAAGAGTcgaggaggcggcggctcagATAGCAGATTGGTCAAGATAAAGCCGCTGCAAGGAGGAAGTGCAAACAACCATATTCGCTTCCGCCATTCCCACCGCACTATGCACTCTTTGTCATGCGCATTCATGATGAATTTGTGGGCCAGGCTCGTGCCGCTAGATACGCACTCTTGCAGCGCCTGTCCACTTGTGAGCGGATCCACCATAATCTGGATAGATGCAAGGTAGTCATGCCTTGACAGCGCATAGGTATGCAAGTGCGCTAAAGCATCATGTAACAAAGTGGCATTCGCATAAATATCATGCGATCTTGGGGTGCGCTTCGCGCGCTGGCTTCGCGCTTCGAAAGGCGTGCTCCTTGGCTCCTTATCTACATAAACAGGGTGCACACGGCCTTCTCCAGCGTTTATAAGCGTAAGAGGCACTTGGTGCACTTCACCCAGCGACCGGGGCATACATGGACAATGTGGGAGGCGTAGATGTGTGGAGGAGCCTACTAGGCTGCGCTGGCGGCAAACCAAGGGGACGCGTCATCGCCGCCTGGCTTTTCCAACGTTGACGAAAAAGCGCGTGGACTGTTCCGCATGTCCGCTCCTATCTTTGCGCAAGAGGTAGGTACCTGTGCACTTACATGACAGGCTACGCAGGAGCGAGCTGAAAATGCGCGCCTGTCGTCTTTTGTAGGCGCCTTGGCTTTAGGCGACTTGGTGAAGAGCACCCTGGGCCCCAAAGGAATGAACAAGATTCTGCAGTCCGTGGGCTCGACGGACATTGTCGTGACGAACGATGGAGCCACCATTCTCAAGTCCATCTACCTCGACAACCCCGCCGCCAAGATTCTCGTCAATATTTCCAAGGTGCAAGATGACGAAGTGGGCGATGGCACGACGTCTGTGTGCGTCCTAGCCGCAGAGCTACTGCGCGAAGCCGAGCGGCTGGTGCAATCGCACATTCATCCACAGGTAGTTGTGGACGGATTTCGCATCGCTAGCGAGGCTGCTCTTCGAGCTCTTGTGAGTGCTGCTCAAGATCACAGTGCCGATAAAGACGCTTTCCGGAACGATTTGCTCAACATCGCAAGAACGACACTGTCATCAAAAGTTCTGTCGCAGGATAAGGACTATTTTGCCAACCTGGCTGTTGACGCAGTTCTGCGTTTGAACGGCTCGACAAACCTGGAGAATATTCAAATCATCAAAAAGCTCGGAGGCAAACTGACCGATAGCTATCTTGACGAAGGATTTATCCTCGATAAAAAGATTGCACCTGATTCCATCAAACGCCTGGAAAATGCCAAAATTTTGATTGCCAACACATCCATGGACACCGACAAGATCAAAGTATTTGGtgcgcgtgtgcgtgtcGAAGGCACGAGCAAGCTCGCTGAAATTGAGCGAgccgagcgcgagaagaTGAAAGCCAAAGTGGAACGTATCAAGGCGCATGGCATTACGTGCTTTGTCAATCGACAGCTTATCTACAACTATCCCGAGAGTCTTTTAACATCTGCTGGCATTATGAGCATTGAACATGCCGACTTTGAGGGTGTGGAACGCTTGGCCTTGGTGACTGGCGGTGAAATCGCCAGCACGTTCGACCGCCCAGATTTGGTGCGTCTTGGCGAATGTGCTTTGATTGAAGAGGTCATGATTGGTGAGGACAAGCTGATCAAGTTTTCGGGTGTCAAGGCGGGCGAAGCTTGTACTATCGTTCTGCGCGGTGCCACGTCGCAAATGATTGATGAAGCTGAACGTTCATTGCACGACGCTCTGAGTGTGCTGAGTCAAACGGTGAAGGAGACACGCGTCACGTTGGGTGGTGGCTGCGCAGAGATGATTATGAGCAATGCGGtggacgaagaagcgcGGCGAACAGCCGGTAAAAAGGCTTTGGCTGTCGAAGCCTTTGCCATCGCACTGCGTCAGCTTCCAACAATTTTGGCCGACAATGCCGGTTTGGACTCTGCTGATTTAGtggccaagctgcgtgcggcACACCATGATGGCCACTGTGACCAAGGTCTTGATCTGGATCAAGGCACTTTGGCTTCGATGGCCGACCTCGGTGTGACAGAGAGCTACAAACTTAAGCGCCAGGTGATCATTTCAGCGAGTGAAGCAGCAGAGATGATTCTGCGTGTCGACGACATCCTACGAGCCACGCCACGTaagcgcgaggcgcactAGGTCCATAGTGGCATGGCGGGGTTGACTGCTACAGGTACCTATGCAGCTGGAAAAACTTCGAGAGGTGTATCATGTAGCCATTCACACGGACACACACATTATACAGTGACATGGCCCTTACCCTTGTAGCCCTCGCTGGAAACACCGTACATAGGGTTCAGGTTGTTCTCCTTGGCACGGGCCGTCATCTGTTCCTGGTACTCACGCGTCATAGTCTTAGGGGGTGCACGAGCTGAATGGTCAGTGAGTTTGTATACGTACCAATGGAGCGGATAGAGAAGAAGATGGCAAGACCAAGGGACACACCCAGAACGGTGCCAAGGAACACCTTCATGCCAGTGCCAGGCGGCGACAAGTTCTTACGCGGGCCGTGTTCGCCGTAGGCCACGTAGTAAGCGCCACGCATTTCGTCCCGCGTCAGCTCCTTCCAGTTCTTGCGCTGGACCtcttcgagctgcttgtAGACCGAGTACTGCTCTTCACGAGACAGCTTAGGCCAGGCGGCCTCAATGTGTGGGAGAACCTTGGGCAGTTCGAGAGCGTTCGGGCCCTGAATGAGGTTCTGAGCATCACGAATCGAAGCCGGAGTCCAGCGCTCGCTCTTAGTGAGAATAGAGCGAGACGATGCTGGCAAGGTGCGGGGGATCATTCGAGGCAGAGCGGCACGAACACTTCCAAGCATGGTTCAGAAACGTTTTGGTTAGACAAGGAAATTCAAGCCTGGAGCCGTTGGTCCACCACTTACCGAGGCTGCGTCTGCCTCTTTTGCAGTCAGCGCCAATAACGGAACCAAACGGGACCGTCTGATTCGCAACCCATGCTTGCGTCGGCCGAACCTCCATGGGCTTCGTCGCGATCTCGACCAACCAGCAcgtggtgctgcgcgactACATTAGGTGGAGGGAAGCTTGGATCATGGTCGCCGCCGGCAGCGCATGCGAAGGGCCATGTGTGGTTGAATGCGTCTATGACAGCTAAAGCTTCCTAATTCTTCACTGCATCAAAGGCCTGCTCAAAGTCGGCCTTGATGTCATCTATATGCTCGCAACCGACGGACACACGGATCTGGTCTTTCGAGATGCCAGACATCTCTtgctcctcgtccgtcagctgctggtgcgtcgtcgaggcggGATGAATAATGAGTGTCTTCAAGTCGCCCACATTAGCTAAGTTCGATGCAAGCTTGAGAGAGTCCACAAACGTGCTGGCCTGCTCTTTTGTGCCTTTAAGACCAAAAGAGAGCACACCGCCGAAACCGCGCTGCAAGTACTTTTTCGCTGTCTGGTGTGAAGGGTGCGACTCGAGGCCGGGGTACTGAACCCAAGCGACCTGATCGTGCTTATCGAGCCATTGCGCGAGGGCGAGTGTATTCTCACAgtggcgctcggcacgcagcgagaGTGTTTCGACGCCCTGGAGTAACAGGAAGCTGGCGAACGGGTTCATGCATGCACCGAGGTCACGCAATAGGACTGTGCGCACGTATGCAATAAAGGCCATGTTGCCAAAGGCATCGGAGAATCGCAGGCCGTGGTAGCCTTCAGATGGCTCCGTGAACTGGGGAAAACGGGTGCTCTTGACCCAGTCAAAGCGGCCCGAATCGATCACGACACCGGCGATCGTCGTGCCGTGACCACCGATCCACTTGGTTGCGGAATGCACAACGATATCAACGCCGTGTTCAATGGGGCGCACAAGGTATCCGCCCATACCGAATGTGTTGTCGACAACAACGGGTACGCCATGCTTGTGTGCCATGACAGCAATACGTTCGAGATCTGGCACAGTGTACTTGGCATTTGAGATGGACTCGAGGAAGACGGCTTTGGTGTGGCTGTCGATGGCTTCCTCGAATTTCTCGGGCGTGGGCTTCGATACAAATTTGGTATGCACGCCAAACTTGGGGAAGAGTACCTTGAGCTGGTTGTACGTACCGCCGTAcaaggacgaggacgataCGATGTTGTCGCCATTACTTGCGAGGGAAAGAAGCGCCAGAGCCTGCGCTGACTGACCTGACGACGCGGCCACTGCCCCGGCCCCGCCCTCTAAAGccgccatgcgctgctcaaaCACATCCACACTGGGATTGCCGATGCGCGAGTAGATATTGCCTGCAGCGCGCAGACCAAACAGATCAGCACCATGTGCCGAGTTGTCGAACACGTACGAACTGACATGTGAGCAGGAAGGACGTACGTCGTGGCATAAATCGGTGGCGCACGGGCCTTGGTGGTAGGGTCGGGCACTTGGCCGGCATGCAGCTGGATGTGTGAGCAGCATCGCTACCTACTTGAAGCGTTTCAAAGCGAGTCATGATGGTAGGAAGAAATGTTGCGCCTCGGGTGCTCCCATACCGCTTCTATATGCTACGTCCTCACAGAGAGTCATAAGCACGACATGTATCGTGATCCTTGCGTGCCCTCTTCGGCCGAAGTGGTCACATTCCCTTAGGCATAGATCCATGTTCCGCACTGTTCGGCCCAAGTCGCATCAGCTCCGAGGTTCGTGGCGTGCTCGTTCGGATGCACCAGAACGCCGATGCCGGGACCGCCCACTTGGGTTTCGTAGGTCAAAAAGTCCTGCTCACGCATAGCAAGCACGAGTTCCTCGATGGCTGCGTCGGACATGCTGTCTTTGAGTAGCGTGATAGCACAGCCACCACCACCCGCCCCCGTCAGCTTCGCGCGCAGAtggcgctcggcacacAGCCTACGCACGATCTCAAGAGCGGCATGACCGACCTGCAACTGCACGAGCTGGAGGTGGTTGAGGTCCATGAGCAGACTCAGACTCGATATGAGGTCCGTGCGACTCAGTGAGCTATCACCAAGCAGGCGCTTCGCTTCGGCGCTCAGGTGCTGAATCATGGTAAAGGCTGCGTCAACGCGAGTAGGATCTTGCTGCTTCTGTTGGCTCACACGCGCCACAAGTTCCTTGGTGCTGCGTACGACACGCGTGTCTGTAATGAGCAGACGGACAGCGTCAAAGCTGATACGCTCTAGCCGATTTTCGCTCAGGTCGTTGGTCGACAGGGCTCGCGTGAATGCGACAGCACCACCAAGAGTCGCCACTGTGTTGTCCACGCCCGATGGCTCGCCGTGAATGACTTTTTCGGCCATATAGGCCCAGGCGTTGATCAGCGCTGTGTGTGCAGGAGGCATGGGCTCGTGCAGATCTGGCAAGGGCAGATGCTCGTGCGAGTACAGGAGAAGCGCTGCCAAGCATGTAGACACCGCCGCACTGCTGCCGAGACCTGCGCTGATGGGCAACGCGGAGCGGAGCTCAAACGATTGCCCAAGCCCTTGATCCTGCGCCAAGTGCATGTAAAGGTATAGAAACGCCAAcgacgcagcgtgtcggcGGTCGTCAGGTGGGTATGAGCTGCTGACGATGGTCGAGAGCGCTTCGAGCAGCTTAGCATTGAATGTAGTGTGATCGTTGTCATTCTGACACAAGACCCATGGCAACACTGCG from the Malassezia restricta chromosome II, complete sequence genome contains:
- a CDS encoding 5'-phosphate synthase pdxT subunit produces the protein MSSEDTVSVTVGVLALQGAFHEHISRFSSLNASAKGFHVRPITVRRPDQLAQCHALVIPGGESTAIALGLRNAGLTEPVRDWIRQGRPVWGTCAGMILLASIATGGKRGGQELLGGMDVQVGRNGFGSQVYSFECDLLCPAIGDKLFPGVFIRAPIVERLLKDAAVDDALHVPQGVMVSYCTPDMRGSNPHPVEPIAWLPASEPHDASDSKNAASHVVALRQGHLFATSFHPELTTDTRLHSYFVREIVIPSRS
- a CDS encoding MT-A70 family protein, which produces MPRSLGEVHQVPLTLINAGEGRVHPVYVDKEPRSTPFEARSQRAKRTPRSHDIYANATLLHDALAHLHTYALSRHDYLASIQIMVDPLTSGQALQECVSSGTSLAHKFIMNAHDKECIVRWEWRKRIWLFALPPCSGFILTNLLSEPPPPRLLRFAQTNGGVDLILLDPPWPNRSAQRAWQGRQSVRRYRTMDDIYDLWLLRPWMEALLQQHTLVAVWVTNHPKVQDFVRSKWFPGLGLRHHATWAWLKLTAPNGQAPQLLIPVGDWSFRRPYEVLLIGSRQDEAPVSRHHLLLSVPLGHSCKPNVCSVLRPQGGRVVELFARHVSRGAPWHVSVGDEAICGNAQGYDDTTTAMGSQSRAQNSYADVCLS
- a CDS encoding T-complex protein 1 subunit beta, with translation MSAPIFAQEATQERAENARLSSFVGALALGDLVKSTLGPKGMNKILQSVGSTDIVVTNDGATILKSIYLDNPAAKILVNISKVQDDEVGDGTTSVCVLAAELLREAERLVQSHIHPQVVVDGFRIASEAALRALVSAAQDHSADKDAFRNDLLNIARTTLSSKVLSQDKDYFANLAVDAVLRLNGSTNLENIQIIKKLGGKLTDSYLDEGFILDKKIAPDSIKRLENAKILIANTSMDTDKIKVFGARVRVEGTSKLAEIERAEREKMKAKVERIKAHGITCFVNRQLIYNYPESLLTSAGIMSIEHADFEGVERLALVTGGEIASTFDRPDLVRLGECALIEEVMIGEDKLIKFSGVKAGEACTIVLRGATSQMIDEAERSLHDALSVLSQTVKETRVTLGGGCAEMIMSNAVDEEARRTAGKKALAVEAFAIALRQLPTILADNAGLDSADLVAKLRAAHHDGHCDQGLDLDQGTLASMADLGVTESYKLKRQVIISASEAAEMILRVDDILRATPRKREAH
- a CDS encoding cytochrome c oxidase subunit 4, with translation MLGSVRAALPRMIPRTLPASSRSILTKSERWTPASIRDAQNLIQGPNALELPKVLPHIEAAWPKLSREEQYSVYKQLEEVQRKNWKELTRDEMRGAYYVAYGEHGPRKNLSPPGTGMKVFLGTVLGVSLGLAIFFSIRSIARAPPKTMTREYQEQMTARAKENNLNPMYGVSSEGYKGKGHVTV
- a CDS encoding O-acetylhomoserine/O-acetylserine sulfhydrylase, translated to MTRFETLQLHAGQVPDPTTKARAPPIYATTSYVFDNSAHGADLFGLRAAGNIYSRIGNPSVDVFEQRMAALEGGAGAVAASSGQSAQALALLSLASNGDNIVSSSSLYGGTYNQLKVLFPKFGVHTKFVSKPTPEKFEEAIDSHTKAVFLESISNAKYTVPDLERIAVMAHKHGVPVVVDNTFGMGGYLVRPIEHGVDIVVHSATKWIGGHGTTIAGVVIDSGRFDWVKSTRFPQFTEPSEGYHGLRFSDAFGNMAFIAYVRTVLLRDLGACMNPFASFLLLQGVETLSLRAERHCENTLALAQWLDKHDQVAWVQYPGLESHPSHQTAKKYLQRGFGGVLSFGLKGTKEQASTFVDSLKLASNLANVGDLKTLIIHPASTTHQQLTDEEQEMSGISKDQIRVSVGCEHIDDIKADFEQAFDAVKN